The following are encoded together in the Pseudodesulfovibrio indicus genome:
- a CDS encoding alpha-D-ribose 1-methylphosphonate 5-phosphate C-P-lyase PhnJ yields the protein MTAVNAAANTAETGYNYGYLNEQTKRMIRRAILKAVAIPGYQVPFAGREMPMPYGWGTGGIQLSASILGSEDVFKVIDQGADDTTNAVSIRKFFARVTGVKTTERTAEATVIQTRHRIPELPLNEGQIMVYQVPIPEPLRWVEPRETETRTMHALEEYGVMHVQLYEDIARHGRIATNFMYPVKVNGRYIMSPSPIPKFDNPKLDNSPALHVFGAGREKRIYAIPPYTEVRSLDFEDFPFTVETWDQCCALCGAEDSYLDEVILNDAGERMFVCSDTDYCATRREQGHLGPMAGRDEFAELAGTPRAHREDEA from the coding sequence ATGACCGCCGTCAACGCCGCCGCGAACACCGCCGAGACCGGCTACAACTACGGCTACCTCAACGAGCAGACCAAGCGCATGATCCGGCGGGCCATCCTCAAGGCCGTGGCCATCCCCGGCTATCAGGTGCCGTTCGCCGGGCGCGAGATGCCCATGCCCTACGGCTGGGGCACGGGCGGCATCCAGCTCTCGGCCTCCATCCTCGGCTCGGAAGACGTGTTCAAGGTCATCGACCAGGGCGCGGACGACACCACCAATGCGGTCTCCATCCGCAAGTTCTTCGCCCGCGTCACCGGGGTCAAGACCACCGAACGCACGGCCGAGGCCACGGTCATCCAGACCCGCCACCGCATTCCGGAGCTCCCGCTCAACGAGGGCCAGATCATGGTCTACCAGGTGCCCATCCCGGAACCCCTGCGCTGGGTGGAGCCGCGCGAGACCGAGACGCGCACGATGCACGCCCTGGAGGAGTACGGCGTGATGCACGTCCAGCTCTACGAGGACATCGCCCGCCACGGGCGCATCGCCACCAACTTCATGTACCCGGTGAAGGTTAACGGCCGGTACATCATGTCCCCGTCGCCCATCCCCAAATTCGACAACCCCAAGCTCGACAACTCTCCGGCCCTGCACGTCTTCGGCGCGGGGCGCGAGAAGCGGATCTACGCCATCCCGCCCTACACCGAGGTCAGGAGCCTGGATTTCGAGGACTTCCCGTTCACCGTGGAGACCTGGGACCAGTGCTGCGCCCTGTGCGGGGCCGAGGACAGCTACCTGGACGAGGTCATCCTGAATGACGCGGGCGAGCGCATGTTCGTCTGCTCGGACACCGACTACTGCGCCACCCGCCGCGAACAGGGGCATCTCGGCCCCATGGCCGGGCGCGACGAATTCGCCGAGCTGGCGGGGACACCCCGCGCCCACAGGGAGGACGAGGCATGA
- the phnC gene encoding phosphonate ABC transporter ATP-binding protein — protein MKSIDIRNRKNREAISTSGLSKVYPNGTVALKGVSVAVNSSDFCVIIGLSGAGKSTLLRCMNRLIRPTAGSVALFGEDVTRVNGGQLRQVRRRVGMIFQQFNLVRRLTVLDNVLVGRLRFNAHPVKRCMSMFRQFSRREREFAFDCLQQVGIADLAFRRADALSGGQQQQRVAIARALAQEPEVFLADEPIASLDPRSSETVMQILSQIHEDKGIPVLVNLHHIDFAQRYGKRILGMSKGELIFDGTARDLDPETVSCIYGDKAEEALEELSAA, from the coding sequence ATGAAATCCATCGACATTCGCAACCGCAAGAACCGCGAGGCGATCAGCACCTCGGGACTGAGCAAGGTCTACCCCAACGGGACCGTGGCCCTCAAGGGCGTGTCCGTGGCCGTCAATTCCAGCGACTTCTGCGTCATCATCGGGCTGTCCGGCGCGGGCAAGTCCACCCTGCTGCGGTGCATGAACCGGCTCATCCGGCCCACGGCCGGGTCCGTGGCCCTGTTCGGCGAGGACGTGACCCGCGTCAACGGCGGCCAGCTGCGGCAGGTGCGCCGCCGCGTGGGCATGATCTTCCAGCAGTTCAACCTGGTGCGCCGCCTGACCGTGCTGGACAACGTGCTGGTCGGCAGGCTGCGCTTCAACGCCCACCCGGTGAAGCGGTGCATGTCCATGTTCCGCCAGTTCTCCCGCCGCGAGCGGGAATTCGCCTTCGACTGCCTGCAACAGGTGGGCATCGCGGACCTCGCCTTCCGCAGGGCCGACGCCCTGTCCGGCGGCCAGCAGCAGCAGCGGGTGGCCATCGCCCGGGCCCTGGCCCAGGAGCCGGAGGTCTTCCTGGCCGACGAGCCCATCGCCTCGCTGGACCCCCGCAGCTCCGAGACGGTCATGCAGATCCTTTCGCAGATCCATGAAGACAAGGGCATCCCGGTGCTGGTCAACCTCCACCACATCGACTTCGCCCAGCGCTACGGCAAGCGCATCCTGGGCATGTCCAAGGGCGAACTGATTTTCGACGGCACGGCCCGCGACCTGGATCCGGAGACCGTGTCGTGCATCTACGGCGACAAGGCGGAAGAGGCCCTGGAGGAACTCTCCGCCGCGTAA
- the phnK gene encoding phosphonate C-P lyase system protein PhnK: MNQTPKPMIRARNLTKKYGGMYGCRDISFDLWPGEVMGIVGESGSGKSTLLGCLSGRLDPTGGEVGYLSREFGAIDVHGCPEPVRRKLLRTELGVVHQNPRDGLRLGVTAGANLGERLMSVGARHYGNIRAEALKWLAEVEIEAERIDHFPKTFSGGMQQRLQIACNLITSPRIVFMDEPTGGLDVSVQARLLDLLRNLVARLGLSVIIVTHDLAVARLLAHRLMVMKRGEVVETGLTDQVLDDPQHPYTQLLVSSILQA; the protein is encoded by the coding sequence ATGAACCAGACCCCGAAACCGATGATCCGCGCCCGGAACCTGACCAAGAAATACGGCGGGATGTACGGCTGCCGCGACATCTCCTTCGACCTCTGGCCCGGCGAGGTCATGGGCATCGTGGGCGAGTCCGGGTCCGGCAAGTCCACCCTGCTCGGCTGTTTGTCCGGCAGGCTCGACCCCACCGGGGGCGAGGTCGGCTACCTGTCCCGCGAGTTCGGCGCCATCGACGTCCACGGCTGCCCCGAGCCGGTCCGGCGCAAGCTGCTGCGCACCGAGCTGGGCGTGGTCCACCAGAACCCGCGCGACGGGCTCAGGCTCGGCGTCACCGCCGGGGCCAACCTGGGCGAGCGGCTCATGTCCGTGGGCGCCCGCCACTACGGCAACATCCGCGCCGAGGCCCTCAAGTGGCTGGCCGAGGTGGAGATCGAGGCCGAGCGCATCGACCATTTCCCCAAGACCTTTTCCGGCGGCATGCAGCAGCGGCTGCAGATCGCCTGCAACCTGATCACCTCGCCCCGCATCGTGTTCATGGACGAGCCCACCGGCGGCCTGGACGTGTCCGTGCAGGCCCGGCTGCTCGACCTGCTGCGCAACCTGGTGGCCCGGCTGGGGCTGTCCGTGATCATCGTCACCCACGACCTGGCCGTGGCGAGGCTCCTGGCCCACCGGCTCATGGTCATGAAGCGCGGCGAGGTGGTGGAGACCGGGCTCACCGACCAGGTCCTGGACGACCCACAGCACCCGTACACCCAACTGCTCGTCTCTTCCATCCTGCAAGCCTAG
- a CDS encoding LysE family translocator codes for MNMETYAAFVLFVVVMTGTPGAGNLTMMGIGQTTGFRSAIPFLAGTTVGMVALNVLVCFGLGGLFLASPNLALGMKVVGMGYILYLGWKLLSMTLAERRVDRRFTFGEGVILHPLNPKSWAMSVVGFSMLADPSIPLWREMVVFVPTFLFFQVLFHSTWGAAGAVIMRTLRSRAVLTGVNCVLVAVMVGATMYALFV; via the coding sequence ATGAACATGGAAACATACGCCGCCTTCGTCCTTTTCGTCGTCGTCATGACCGGCACGCCCGGCGCGGGCAACCTGACCATGATGGGCATCGGCCAGACCACCGGGTTCCGGTCCGCGATCCCGTTCCTGGCGGGGACCACCGTAGGCATGGTCGCGCTGAACGTCCTGGTCTGCTTCGGGCTGGGGGGATTGTTCCTGGCCTCGCCGAACCTGGCCCTGGGCATGAAGGTCGTGGGCATGGGGTACATTCTCTACCTGGGCTGGAAACTGCTCTCCATGACCCTGGCCGAGCGCAGGGTGGACCGCCGGTTCACCTTTGGCGAGGGGGTCATCCTGCACCCCCTGAACCCCAAGAGCTGGGCCATGTCCGTGGTCGGGTTCAGCATGCTCGCCGACCCGTCGATCCCGCTGTGGCGGGAGATGGTCGTGTTCGTGCCCACCTTCCTGTTCTTCCAGGTCCTCTTCCACTCCACCTGGGGCGCGGCGGGCGCGGTGATCATGCGCACCCTGCGGTCCAGAGCCGTGCTCACCGGGGTGAACTGCGTGCTGGTGGCGGTCATGGTCGGGGCGACCATGTACGCGCTGTTCGTCTAG
- a CDS encoding class II fumarate hydratase: MAEYRMESDSMGEVRVKGTVLWGAQTQRALELFTIDAELMPRELIRAYAVLKKGCALANGGAGKLDPDRRDLIIRACDEILDGEHADMFPLPVWISGSGTQFNMNVNEVIANRCSQLAGEPLGSKRPVHPNDHVNLSQSTNDNFPSAMYMAGAHEVVFKLIPSLQAMRERLEAQAGAWMDIVKIGRTHMQDATPLTLGQEFSGYAAMLADGEERLRSALEQVYRLPLGGTAVGTGVNSWPGFAEASVRAIADLTGLPFVPAPNRFAAQGSHDALAGLSGALKTLAGSLNKIGCDIRLLACGPRAGLGELVIPANEPGSSIMPGKVNPTQCEALTMVSLQAMANDQAVALGNTSGALEMNAYKPLIIRNLLHSIRILSDGMRSFTTHLLDGLTPDRERIAAHVSHSLMLVTPLARVIGYDNAAKIAHHAHAEGLTLRQAALELELVSAEEFDRVVVPEKMIRPRDDG, translated from the coding sequence ATGGCTGAATACCGCATGGAATCCGACAGCATGGGCGAGGTCCGGGTGAAAGGGACGGTCCTGTGGGGCGCGCAGACCCAGCGGGCGCTGGAGCTCTTCACCATCGACGCGGAGTTGATGCCGCGCGAGCTGATCCGGGCCTACGCCGTGCTCAAGAAGGGGTGCGCCCTGGCCAACGGCGGGGCGGGCAAGCTCGACCCGGATCGGCGCGACCTGATCATCCGGGCGTGCGACGAGATCCTGGACGGCGAGCATGCGGACATGTTTCCCCTGCCGGTGTGGATCTCCGGGTCCGGCACCCAGTTCAACATGAACGTCAACGAGGTCATCGCCAACCGCTGTTCCCAACTGGCGGGCGAGCCGCTGGGGTCCAAGCGGCCGGTCCATCCCAACGACCACGTCAACTTGAGTCAATCAACTAACGATAACTTTCCGTCAGCCATGTATATGGCCGGAGCACATGAAGTTGTTTTCAAGCTTATCCCGTCGCTGCAAGCCATGCGGGAGCGGCTGGAGGCCCAGGCCGGAGCGTGGATGGACATCGTCAAGATCGGGCGCACGCACATGCAGGACGCCACGCCCCTGACCCTCGGCCAGGAGTTTTCCGGGTACGCGGCCATGCTCGCCGACGGCGAGGAGCGGTTGCGCTCGGCATTGGAGCAGGTCTACCGGCTGCCGCTCGGCGGCACCGCCGTGGGCACGGGCGTGAACAGCTGGCCGGGGTTTGCCGAGGCCTCGGTCCGGGCCATCGCGGACCTCACCGGGCTGCCGTTCGTTCCGGCTCCCAACCGGTTCGCGGCCCAGGGCAGCCACGACGCCCTGGCCGGGCTGTCCGGCGCGCTGAAGACCTTGGCCGGGTCCCTGAACAAGATCGGCTGCGACATCCGGCTGCTGGCCTGCGGCCCCCGCGCGGGGCTTGGTGAACTGGTCATCCCGGCCAACGAGCCGGGGTCGTCCATCATGCCGGGCAAGGTCAACCCCACCCAGTGCGAGGCCCTGACCATGGTCTCGCTCCAGGCCATGGCCAACGACCAGGCCGTGGCCCTGGGCAACACCTCCGGCGCGTTGGAGATGAACGCCTACAAACCGCTGATTATCCGCAACCTGCTGCACTCCATACGGATTCTGTCCGACGGCATGCGCAGCTTCACCACCCACCTTCTGGACGGGCTGACCCCTGACCGGGAACGGATCGCGGCCCACGTCAGCCATTCGCTCATGCTGGTCACGCCGCTGGCGCGGGTCATCGGCTACGACAACGCGGCCAAGATCGCCCACCACGCCCACGCCGAGGGGCTGACCCTGCGCCAGGCGGCCCTTGAGCTGGAGCTGGTCTCGGCCGAGGAGTTCGACCGCGTGGTGGTGCCGGAAAAGATGATCCGCCCCAGGGACGACGGCTAG
- a CDS encoding alpha-D-ribose 1-methylphosphonate 5-triphosphate diphosphatase, translating to MDIVLKNARLVLRDEVVTGSVRISGGTVVSVDSGPCNVTNAKDLGGDYLLPGFVELHTDNLEQELEPRPGVFWPDPIASVLAHDNTMAGAGITTVLDAVSLGEYHDGPSRSKIMDLSIRALNRARATGVLKADHRLHLRCEFSDPKVVDMLLPHVDDPVLMLVSLMDHTPGQRQFTDTDKYRKYYKKGWSDEEFAELSQRMLATQEACAADNRCRIIELCRERSLPMASHDDTTPEHVAQAVAEGIAISEFPTTLAAARLARRAGIRIVMGGPNLVRGASHSGNVSARELAGEGLLDVLSSDYVPGSLASGAFTLHRTLGVSLAEAVAKISLNPALAVGLTDRGEIAVGKRADLVRVREIEGVPAVLRTWSVGCSGNAEITEKNAA from the coding sequence ATGGATATCGTGCTCAAGAACGCGCGGCTGGTGCTCCGGGACGAGGTCGTCACCGGCTCGGTCCGGATCTCCGGCGGGACCGTGGTTTCGGTGGATTCCGGCCCGTGCAACGTGACCAACGCGAAGGACCTGGGCGGCGACTACCTGCTGCCCGGCTTTGTGGAGCTGCACACCGACAACCTGGAGCAGGAGCTGGAGCCGCGACCCGGCGTGTTCTGGCCCGACCCCATCGCGTCGGTCCTGGCCCACGACAACACCATGGCGGGCGCGGGCATCACCACCGTGCTCGACGCGGTGTCACTGGGCGAATACCACGACGGCCCCAGCCGCTCGAAGATCATGGACCTGTCCATCCGGGCCCTCAACCGGGCGCGCGCCACCGGGGTGCTCAAGGCGGACCACCGGCTGCACCTGCGCTGCGAGTTCTCGGACCCCAAGGTCGTGGACATGCTCCTGCCGCACGTCGATGATCCCGTGCTCATGCTCGTCTCGCTCATGGACCATACCCCGGGCCAGCGGCAGTTCACCGACACGGACAAGTACCGAAAATATTACAAGAAGGGATGGAGCGACGAGGAGTTCGCCGAACTTTCGCAACGCATGCTCGCCACCCAGGAGGCGTGCGCCGCCGACAACCGTTGCCGGATCATCGAGCTGTGCCGCGAGCGCTCCCTGCCCATGGCCAGCCACGACGACACCACCCCGGAGCACGTGGCCCAGGCCGTGGCCGAGGGCATCGCCATCTCCGAGTTCCCGACCACCCTGGCGGCCGCGCGGCTCGCCCGGCGGGCGGGCATCCGCATCGTCATGGGCGGCCCCAACCTGGTGCGCGGGGCGTCCCACTCCGGCAACGTCTCGGCCCGCGAGCTGGCCGGGGAAGGGCTCCTCGACGTGCTCTCCTCGGATTACGTGCCGGGGAGCCTGGCGTCCGGGGCGTTCACCCTGCACCGCACCCTCGGCGTCTCCCTGGCCGAGGCCGTGGCCAAGATCAGCCTGAACCCGGCGCTGGCCGTGGGGCTGACCGACCGGGGCGAGATCGCGGTGGGAAAGCGCGCGGACCTGGTCCGGGTGCGGGAGATCGAAGGCGTGCCCGCCGTGTTACGGACCTGGTCCGTGGGATGTTCCGGGAATGCTGAAATAACGGAGAAAAACGCGGCCTGA
- a CDS encoding arsenic resistance protein: MFRLLGMLTRNLIYAIPAMMLAGFAYGLLADTAWLKAMIVPFTFLMVYPMMVTLKVRKVFEGGDAKAQILTQLINFGLTPFLAFGVGLLFFRHNPYMALGLLLAGLVPTSGMTISWTGFAKGNMSAAIKMTVIGLVAGSLATPFYVEALMGAAIPMQLSAVIKQIAVIVFLPMALGYLTQRWLVSRYGQQRFQRDLGPKFPGLSTVGVLGIVFVALALKARTIAAAPGLLLEILLPLLLLYGVNFFVSTVIGKALLPRGDAIALVYGSVMRNLSIALAIAINAFGTQGSDAALVIAMAYIVQVQSAAWYVRFTPKVFGLPEPEPESKQAPQPA; encoded by the coding sequence ATGTTCAGACTGCTCGGAATGCTCACCAGAAACCTGATCTACGCCATCCCGGCCATGATGCTGGCCGGGTTCGCCTACGGGCTGCTGGCCGACACCGCCTGGCTCAAAGCCATGATCGTGCCGTTCACCTTCCTCATGGTCTACCCCATGATGGTCACCCTCAAGGTCCGCAAGGTATTCGAGGGGGGCGACGCCAAGGCGCAAATACTGACTCAGCTCATCAACTTCGGGCTGACTCCCTTCCTCGCCTTCGGCGTCGGCCTCCTCTTCTTCCGCCACAACCCGTACATGGCGCTGGGGTTGCTCCTGGCCGGGCTGGTCCCCACCTCGGGCATGACCATCTCCTGGACCGGATTCGCCAAGGGCAACATGTCCGCGGCCATCAAGATGACCGTCATCGGCCTGGTGGCCGGGTCCCTGGCCACCCCGTTCTACGTGGAGGCGCTCATGGGCGCGGCCATCCCGATGCAGCTCTCCGCCGTCATCAAGCAGATCGCGGTCATCGTGTTCCTGCCCATGGCCCTCGGCTACCTCACCCAGCGCTGGCTCGTGAGCCGCTACGGACAACAGCGGTTCCAGCGCGATCTCGGACCCAAGTTCCCCGGCCTGTCCACCGTGGGCGTGCTCGGCATCGTGTTCGTGGCCCTGGCCCTCAAGGCCCGCACCATCGCCGCCGCACCCGGCCTGCTGCTGGAAATCCTGCTCCCGCTCCTGCTCCTCTACGGGGTCAACTTCTTCGTCTCCACCGTCATCGGCAAGGCCCTGCTGCCGCGCGGCGACGCCATCGCCCTGGTCTACGGCTCGGTCATGCGCAACCTGTCCATCGCCCTGGCCATCGCCATCAACGCCTTCGGCACCCAAGGCTCGGACGCCGCCCTGGTCATCGCCATGGCCTACATCGTCCAGGTCCAGTCCGCCGCCTGGTACGTCCGCTTCACCCCCAAGGTCTTCGGCCTGCCCGAACCCGAGCCGGAGTCCAAGCAGGCCCCCCAGCCCGCCTGA
- a CDS encoding Crp/Fnr family transcriptional regulator yields MEKTELKRRIGAFPLFAKLEEAQLDRLAERAEVLAFPRRSLFFSEDNSAQGLHVLLEGRVKLFKLGEDGKEQTIFVFGPGEPFCLCSSFSDGRLPANMGALEDSRVLFIRPEEYERLVREDPSILLTMMRVMSRRLKEAMDMIDSLSLKQVPSRLMAYFESRHQEGRITLDLSHRELAKIIGITPEALSRTLRKMTDDGDIRMEDGDIVLLRREGA; encoded by the coding sequence ATGGAAAAGACGGAATTGAAGCGGCGGATCGGGGCGTTCCCCCTGTTCGCGAAGCTTGAGGAAGCGCAGCTGGACCGGCTGGCGGAGCGGGCCGAGGTCCTGGCCTTTCCCCGGCGGTCGCTGTTCTTCAGCGAGGACAACTCGGCCCAGGGGCTGCACGTGCTGCTCGAAGGGCGGGTCAAGCTCTTCAAGCTGGGCGAGGACGGCAAGGAGCAGACCATCTTCGTGTTCGGGCCGGGCGAGCCGTTCTGCCTGTGCTCGTCCTTTTCGGACGGCAGGCTGCCCGCCAACATGGGCGCGCTGGAGGACAGCCGGGTGCTGTTTATCCGGCCCGAGGAGTACGAGCGGCTGGTGCGGGAGGACCCGTCCATCCTGCTGACCATGATGCGGGTCATGTCCCGGCGGCTGAAGGAGGCCATGGACATGATCGACTCCCTGTCGCTGAAGCAGGTTCCGTCGAGGCTGATGGCCTATTTCGAGAGCCGCCACCAGGAGGGCCGCATCACCCTGGACCTGTCCCACCGCGAGCTGGCCAAGATCATCGGCATCACCCCGGAGGCGCTGTCGCGCACCCTGCGGAAGATGACCGACGACGGGGACATCCGCATGGAGGACGGGGACATCGTGCTGTTGCGCCGCGAGGGCGCGTAA
- the phnD gene encoding phosphonate ABC transporter substrate-binding protein, whose product MFGKLTKVLLAAALVLALALPGVANAGPKEWPTTLKLGFIPTEGAADSAKRAQPIAKQLEKDLGVKVEVFTASDYNGIITAMANGHIDLAYYGPKSYVEASEKANADAVVMELNKDGQPGYTGLIITRKDSGITDMEKAKGKTFAFTDPNSTSGYLVPNVIFARDMKVDPEKYFKEIRFSGSHGASILAVKNGSVEVAATNNIDLDRMIEKGSASLDDFNVIKRSDLIPGAPIAVRKDLPASLKVAIAGSLLNINDDPEALQVLQNGGYRHTNDKDYDMIRYLKRLKAELAKKK is encoded by the coding sequence ATGTTCGGCAAACTGACCAAAGTGCTTCTCGCGGCCGCCCTGGTGCTGGCCCTGGCCCTGCCCGGCGTGGCCAACGCCGGTCCCAAGGAATGGCCCACCACGCTGAAGCTCGGCTTCATTCCCACCGAAGGCGCCGCCGACTCCGCCAAGCGCGCACAGCCCATCGCCAAGCAGCTTGAGAAGGATCTGGGCGTCAAGGTCGAGGTCTTCACCGCCTCCGACTACAACGGCATCATCACCGCCATGGCCAACGGCCACATCGACCTGGCCTACTACGGTCCCAAGAGCTACGTGGAGGCCTCCGAGAAGGCCAATGCGGACGCCGTGGTCATGGAGCTGAACAAGGACGGCCAGCCCGGCTACACCGGCCTCATCATCACCAGGAAGGATTCCGGCATCACCGACATGGAAAAGGCCAAGGGCAAGACCTTCGCCTTCACCGACCCCAACTCCACCTCCGGCTACCTGGTGCCCAACGTCATCTTCGCCCGCGACATGAAGGTCGACCCCGAAAAGTACTTCAAGGAAATCCGGTTCTCCGGCTCCCACGGCGCGTCCATCCTGGCCGTCAAGAACGGTTCCGTGGAAGTGGCCGCCACCAACAACATCGACCTCGACCGCATGATCGAGAAGGGTTCCGCCTCCCTGGACGACTTCAACGTCATCAAGCGGTCCGACCTCATCCCCGGCGCGCCCATCGCCGTGCGCAAGGACCTGCCCGCCAGCCTGAAGGTCGCCATCGCCGGCTCCCTGCTGAACATCAACGACGACCCCGAGGCCCTGCAAGTCCTTCAGAACGGCGGCTACCGCCACACCAACGACAAAGACTACGACATGATCCGCTATCTCAAGCGGCTCAAGGCTGAACTGGCCAAGAAGAAGTAA
- the phnE gene encoding phosphonate ABC transporter, permease protein PhnE — translation MSHDLTLEQVTPRKSFLEKLALGGLLAVILAVLVASYISTDIDPFKLYDKRQNAFEYLFGRELSETDKQAAMDQAARLPEIIAFEEAYQEVKAEYVATGRETDPVAMQREARKRADIVLKNMTPAELEAVVQSEYDRIADERAGGYFPPETAWSHLKEYTKALIETVAIAIWGTLIAFVAAIPMAMFAAKNTLELMVQGDGVHQRVIRWFGQFAARRMLDFCRGFNEFVMALIFVAVIGLGPYAGVLALAIHTFGILGKVFSEAIEQIEPGQVEAVTASGAGPAQIMAFSVIPQVMPLIVSYTLLRFESNVRSATILGFVGAGGIGFLMFDKINGYLYREVCTMMIMVIVSVTIIDYLCGILRRRFV, via the coding sequence ATGTCCCATGATCTGACACTCGAACAGGTCACTCCCAGGAAGAGCTTCCTCGAGAAGCTCGCCCTGGGGGGCCTGCTGGCCGTCATCCTCGCGGTGCTCGTGGCCTCCTACATCTCCACGGACATCGACCCGTTCAAGCTCTACGACAAGCGCCAGAACGCCTTCGAATACCTCTTCGGGCGGGAGCTGAGCGAAACGGACAAACAGGCCGCCATGGACCAGGCCGCGCGGCTGCCGGAGATCATCGCCTTCGAGGAGGCGTACCAGGAGGTCAAGGCCGAATACGTCGCCACCGGGCGCGAGACCGACCCCGTGGCCATGCAGCGCGAGGCCCGCAAACGGGCGGACATCGTCCTCAAGAACATGACCCCGGCCGAACTCGAAGCCGTGGTCCAAAGCGAATACGACCGCATCGCCGACGAGCGGGCCGGGGGATACTTCCCGCCCGAAACCGCCTGGTCGCACCTCAAGGAATACACCAAGGCGCTCATCGAGACCGTGGCCATCGCCATCTGGGGCACCCTCATCGCCTTTGTCGCCGCCATCCCCATGGCCATGTTCGCGGCCAAGAACACCCTGGAACTCATGGTCCAGGGCGACGGCGTGCACCAGCGCGTCATCCGCTGGTTCGGCCAGTTCGCGGCCCGCCGCATGCTCGACTTCTGTCGCGGCTTCAACGAGTTCGTCATGGCCCTGATCTTCGTGGCCGTCATCGGGCTCGGCCCCTACGCGGGCGTGCTGGCGCTCGCCATCCACACCTTCGGCATCCTCGGCAAGGTCTTCTCCGAGGCCATCGAACAGATCGAACCCGGCCAGGTGGAGGCCGTCACCGCGTCCGGCGCGGGACCTGCCCAGATCATGGCCTTCTCCGTCATCCCCCAGGTCATGCCGCTCATCGTCAGCTATACCCTGCTGCGCTTCGAATCCAACGTCCGCTCCGCCACCATCCTCGGCTTCGTGGGCGCGGGCGGCATCGGCTTCCTCATGTTCGACAAGATCAACGGCTACCTCTACCGCGAAGTCTGTACCATGATGATCATGGTCATCGTCTCCGTCACCATCATCGACTACCTCTGCGGCATCCTCCGCCGCCGCTTCGTCTAG
- the phnL gene encoding phosphonate C-P lyase system protein PhnL produces MTIMISVRDLDKTFTLHTQGGTVIPVFSGLNLDVRAGECVALAGSSGSGKSSLICSLYGNYRPQSGAVSVRHQGEMVDIVTATPRQVLDIRARTMGYVSQFLRVVPRVGALDVVAEPLVALTGDATSARDRATFLLRRLNIPSALWNLPPATFSGGEQQRVNIARGFSVEYPVLLLDEPTASLDAENRRVVVRLINEAKARGTAVVGIFHDEEVRDLVADRLFEMRSFKEAA; encoded by the coding sequence ATGACGATCATGATCTCCGTTCGCGACCTGGACAAGACCTTCACCCTGCACACCCAGGGCGGCACGGTCATCCCGGTCTTTTCCGGCCTGAACCTCGACGTGCGCGCGGGCGAGTGCGTGGCCCTGGCCGGGTCCTCCGGCTCGGGCAAGTCCTCGCTCATCTGCTCACTGTACGGCAACTACCGGCCCCAGTCCGGGGCCGTGTCCGTCCGCCACCAGGGGGAGATGGTCGACATCGTGACCGCCACCCCGCGCCAGGTGCTGGACATCCGCGCCCGGACCATGGGCTACGTCAGTCAGTTCCTGCGCGTGGTGCCGAGGGTCGGCGCCCTGGATGTGGTGGCCGAGCCGCTGGTGGCCCTGACCGGCGACGCCACTTCGGCCCGCGACCGGGCGACCTTTCTCCTGCGGCGGCTGAACATCCCGTCCGCCCTGTGGAACCTGCCCCCGGCGACCTTCTCCGGCGGCGAACAGCAGCGGGTGAACATCGCCCGCGGCTTCAGCGTGGAATACCCCGTCCTCCTGCTGGACGAGCCCACCGCGTCCCTGGACGCGGAGAACCGGCGGGTGGTGGTCAGACTCATCAACGAGGCCAAGGCCCGCGGCACCGCCGTGGTCGGGATCTTCCACGACGAGGAGGTCCGCGACCTGGTGGCCGACAGACTGTTCGAGATGCGCAGCTTCAAGGAGGCCGCATAG